A single window of Candidatus Polarisedimenticolaceae bacterium DNA harbors:
- a CDS encoding AI-2E family transporter, with amino-acid sequence MRRDWVFRGVFVALFTLTLYLMFLIFRPFLTGIAWATVLVVAFSPLHRRLLGWVRGRAWLAATALSVALASLVVVPAVIAAIKVGQGVVDGYNWLETAQEQADAGVSLSERIPALKDAIEFVGRYVDVESIDLKGMAISALKTVGNALAGKSSEIVANAVQTILSFIVMLVTMTVLFHEGPAVVGAVRRFLPMSEADRDEVFRELEEVTRSVFFGVLATALVQGTVGAIGFAIAGLPQPVTFGAAMFFCALLPGGTAIVWGPAAIYLFATGSWGWGTFLLIWGVVAVSSIDNLIRPLFIGRGVRMHTLLIFFGLFGGMLAFGLVGLFVGPLIITVFLFLVEIARRDLLRESSAEPPEA; translated from the coding sequence GTGCGCCGCGACTGGGTCTTCCGTGGCGTCTTCGTCGCGCTCTTCACGCTGACGCTCTACCTCATGTTCCTGATCTTCCGGCCGTTCCTGACCGGGATCGCGTGGGCGACCGTGCTCGTCGTGGCGTTCAGCCCGCTGCACCGTCGCCTGCTCGGCTGGGTGCGCGGACGGGCGTGGCTCGCGGCGACGGCGTTGTCGGTCGCGCTCGCCTCGCTCGTCGTGGTTCCCGCGGTGATCGCGGCGATCAAGGTCGGCCAGGGGGTCGTCGACGGATACAACTGGCTGGAGACGGCGCAGGAGCAGGCGGACGCCGGCGTCAGCCTCTCCGAGCGGATCCCCGCGTTGAAGGACGCCATCGAGTTCGTCGGTCGCTACGTCGACGTCGAGTCGATCGACCTGAAGGGGATGGCGATCTCGGCGCTGAAGACCGTGGGGAACGCCCTCGCGGGGAAATCCAGCGAGATCGTCGCCAACGCCGTCCAGACGATCCTCAGCTTCATCGTCATGCTCGTCACGATGACGGTCCTCTTCCACGAGGGCCCGGCCGTCGTCGGCGCGGTGCGCCGGTTCCTCCCCATGAGCGAGGCCGACCGGGACGAGGTGTTCCGCGAGCTCGAGGAGGTCACGCGTTCGGTGTTCTTCGGCGTGCTCGCCACCGCGCTCGTCCAGGGGACGGTCGGCGCGATCGGCTTCGCCATCGCGGGGCTCCCGCAGCCGGTGACCTTCGGGGCGGCGATGTTCTTCTGCGCGCTGCTCCCCGGCGGGACCGCGATCGTCTGGGGTCCCGCGGCGATCTACCTGTTCGCGACCGGATCGTGGGGTTGGGGGACGTTCCTCCTGATCTGGGGCGTCGTCGCCGTATCGTCGATCGACAACCTGATCCGGCCGCTGTTCATCGGCCGCGGCGTGCGGATGCATACCCTGCTCATCTTCTTCGGCCTGTTCGGGGGGATGCTGGCGTTCGGGCTCGTGGGGCTGTTCGTGGGACCGCTGATCATCACGGTGTTCCTGTTCCTCGTCGAGATCGCGCGCCGCGACCTGCTCCGGGAGTCCTCCGCCGAACCACCGGAGGCGTGA
- a CDS encoding inorganic pyrophosphatase — MTTFFRWRPHPWHGLEAGPNPPEIVQAWIEITPFDLVKYEVDKATGYLRVDRPQRTSSSPPTLYGFIPRTYCGDRVGALSKEGGRGDGDPLDICVFSERPINKSEVLVTARVVGGIRAIDHGEADDKIIAVLDKDPVWGEVRSVTELPKALVERLRHYFGTYKLVVGEPPAMVIEAVYDREQACTVVQAALDDYEDDFATLGPRKG, encoded by the coding sequence ATGACTACCTTCTTCCGGTGGCGGCCTCACCCCTGGCACGGCCTCGAGGCGGGTCCCAACCCTCCCGAGATCGTGCAGGCCTGGATCGAGATCACTCCCTTCGACCTCGTCAAGTACGAGGTGGACAAGGCGACGGGGTACCTGCGCGTGGACCGCCCGCAGCGCACCTCCTCGTCGCCGCCGACCCTGTACGGGTTCATCCCGCGGACCTATTGCGGCGACCGCGTCGGCGCCCTTTCGAAGGAGGGAGGGCGCGGGGACGGGGATCCCCTCGACATCTGCGTGTTCAGCGAGCGCCCGATCAACAAGTCCGAGGTCCTCGTGACGGCGCGCGTGGTCGGGGGAATCCGGGCGATCGACCACGGCGAGGCGGACGACAAGATCATCGCCGTGCTCGACAAGGACCCGGTGTGGGGCGAGGTCCGCTCGGTCACCGAGCTCCCCAAGGCGCTCGTCGAGCGGCTGCGCCACTACTTCGGGACCTACAAGCTCGTCGTGGGGGAGCCGCCGGCGATGGTGATCGAGGCGGTCTACGACCGGGAGCAGGCGTGCACGGTCGTCCAGGCCGCGCTCGACGACTACGAGGACGACTTCGCCACCCTCGGCCCCCGAAAGGGCTGA
- a CDS encoding glycosyltransferase, with protein MSRISLCLIARDEGDVVERCLESARPYVDEIVLVDTGSNDDTRAKAKAAGARLVTRTWTGDFSAARNASLAEATGDWILVLDADEWIEGGPAPDALRLRLDATEAEALSGAMHDRVDGGGLRRYPLVRLFRNRPEHRFQGEIHEQIVPSIARRLGMRSVDPEPSGLEVGHDGFLRARRVAKGKEQRTLDLLRRRVVAADGDASARYFLARERCPVVLGRAVPGSHLDEALVHLDWLYDHPGILAPRLAADALRLRVSALLAKRRVDEARRALADPLAAGVVFELLRIDADLAEGNAEAALERARACFDRDDGVASPFDEHALVGPVARARAAEAALLQGDVDGAARFAEEGVCLPGGGACAWVAKGAVECARGSTLEAMKAYLEGLRADPSDVWAWAAFAELVLSTEDFRTAADAFGKAAALAPGWDAVDEGLAAAFLAEERYTELERAFEGRSESPGEGARAALALAAAARGSVSLLHDRQAPVAAVQRILKRLEAVGRAGIVQRLGAGLRGA; from the coding sequence ATGTCCCGGATCAGTCTCTGCCTGATCGCCCGCGACGAGGGGGACGTCGTCGAGCGTTGCCTGGAGTCGGCCCGGCCGTACGTCGACGAGATCGTGCTGGTCGACACGGGGTCGAACGACGACACGCGGGCCAAGGCGAAGGCGGCCGGCGCGCGACTGGTGACCCGGACCTGGACCGGCGATTTCTCGGCCGCGCGCAACGCCTCGCTCGCGGAGGCGACCGGCGACTGGATCCTCGTTCTCGACGCGGACGAGTGGATCGAAGGCGGGCCCGCTCCCGACGCGCTTCGTCTCCGTCTCGACGCGACGGAGGCGGAGGCGTTGTCCGGCGCGATGCACGATCGAGTCGACGGCGGCGGTCTGCGACGTTATCCGCTGGTGCGACTGTTCCGGAACCGCCCCGAGCACCGTTTCCAGGGGGAGATCCACGAGCAGATCGTCCCTTCGATCGCGCGGCGCCTGGGGATGCGCTCCGTCGATCCCGAACCCAGCGGCCTGGAGGTCGGGCACGACGGCTTCCTGCGCGCCCGGCGGGTGGCGAAGGGGAAGGAGCAGCGCACGCTCGACCTGTTGCGGCGACGCGTCGTCGCCGCCGACGGCGACGCTTCCGCGCGTTACTTCCTCGCCCGCGAGCGATGCCCCGTCGTCCTCGGGCGCGCCGTTCCCGGATCGCACCTCGACGAGGCGCTCGTCCACCTCGACTGGCTGTACGACCACCCCGGGATCCTCGCGCCCCGCCTTGCCGCGGACGCCCTCCGGCTGCGGGTGTCGGCGCTGCTCGCGAAGCGCCGGGTCGATGAGGCGCGCCGGGCGCTCGCCGATCCTCTCGCGGCCGGCGTCGTCTTCGAGCTGCTCCGCATCGACGCCGACCTCGCCGAAGGGAACGCCGAGGCCGCGCTCGAACGGGCGCGCGCGTGTTTCGACCGCGACGACGGCGTCGCCTCCCCCTTCGACGAGCACGCCCTCGTGGGCCCCGTCGCCCGCGCGCGGGCGGCCGAGGCGGCGCTCTTGCAGGGCGACGTCGACGGGGCGGCGCGATTCGCCGAGGAGGGGGTGTGCCTCCCCGGCGGGGGGGCCTGCGCCTGGGTCGCGAAGGGTGCGGTCGAGTGCGCCCGCGGGTCCACCCTCGAGGCGATGAAGGCCTACCTGGAAGGGCTCCGGGCCGATCCGAGCGACGTCTGGGCGTGGGCGGCGTTCGCGGAGCTCGTCCTGTCGACGGAGGACTTCCGCACGGCGGCCGATGCCTTCGGGAAAGCCGCCGCGCTCGCCCCGGGCTGGGACGCGGTGGACGAAGGTCTCGCCGCGGCTTTCCTGGCGGAGGAGCGGTACACCGAGCTCGAGCGCGCCTTCGAGGGACGCTCGGAGTCCCCGGGGGAGGGGGCTCGGGCGGCCCTTGCGCTCGCCGCGGCCGCGCGCGGCTCGGTGTCGCTGCTCCACGACCGCCAGGCCCCGGTTGCCGCCGTGCAGCGGATCCTGAAGCGGCTCGAAGCGGTCGGCCGGGCGGGGATCGTGCAGCGGCTGGGGGCGGGGCTGCGGGGCGCCTGA
- a CDS encoding DUF1801 domain-containing protein: MAENKTKPTSASIDEYLASRASPEQLKDCKAIMAMCRRVTKQRPKMWGPSIVGYGSYSYRYESGHSGQSCLAAFAIRGRDLVVYLAPGAPGQDKLLAKLGKHKMGKSCLYFRRLADLDAKVLEALIAQSAAEAKRRWPDSGADDLERVSGGVGKAAVVAGERGKALAKRRGSIGRNDPLEVEQS; encoded by the coding sequence ATGGCTGAAAACAAGACCAAACCCACGAGCGCCAGCATCGACGAGTACCTCGCGTCCCGCGCGAGCCCCGAGCAGTTGAAGGACTGCAAGGCCATCATGGCCATGTGCAGGCGGGTCACGAAGCAACGGCCCAAGATGTGGGGCCCGAGCATCGTGGGCTACGGCTCCTACAGCTACCGCTACGAGAGCGGTCACTCGGGTCAGTCGTGTCTCGCCGCCTTCGCGATCCGCGGCAGGGACCTGGTGGTCTACCTGGCCCCGGGCGCTCCCGGACAGGACAAGCTCCTGGCGAAGCTCGGGAAACACAAGATGGGAAAGTCCTGTCTGTACTTCAGACGCCTGGCCGACCTCGATGCGAAGGTTCTCGAGGCCCTCATCGCCCAGTCGGCGGCGGAGGCCAAGCGTCGCTGGCCCGACTCAGGCGCCGACGATCTCGAACGCGTTTCCGGAGGGGTCGGCAAAGCGGCCGTCGTCGCGGGCGAACGGGGCAAGGCGCTCGCGAAGCGCCGCGGCTCCATCGGCCGGAACGATCCACTCGAGGTGGAGCAGTCCTAG
- a CDS encoding VOC family protein: MSQGVEVVGLYVRDQDEALEFYVEKVGFRVHADVRNGDYRWLTVQHPEQPSFQLGLFAPGPPVLDAATAQAVREIVAKGAMPPLVLSVDDCRAAYERMRARGVEFTQEPVERFGTVDAGFRDPSGNGWKLIQSRKSR; encoded by the coding sequence ATGAGCCAGGGAGTCGAAGTCGTCGGACTGTACGTGAGGGATCAGGACGAAGCCCTTGAGTTCTACGTCGAGAAGGTCGGTTTCCGCGTCCACGCCGACGTGCGAAACGGGGACTATCGATGGCTGACGGTGCAGCACCCCGAGCAGCCGTCGTTTCAGCTCGGCCTGTTCGCGCCGGGTCCGCCGGTCCTCGACGCGGCGACGGCGCAGGCGGTCCGCGAGATCGTCGCCAAGGGCGCGATGCCCCCGCTCGTCCTCTCCGTGGACGATTGCCGCGCCGCGTACGAGAGGATGCGCGCCCGGGGCGTGGAGTTCACGCAGGAGCCCGTGGAGCGTTTCGGCACTGTGGACGCGGGGTTCCGCGACCCCTCGGGGAACGGATGGAAGCTGATCCAGTCGAGGAAGTCCCGATGA
- a CDS encoding helix-turn-helix transcriptional regulator, producing MRGPAAGKAGAPPTPRDPDLLRRLLRAKDRMDGASHEAWPIRRLARVSGVSEAHFARSFKEAFGLPPHRYLLTRRIERAKALLRDTDLSITEIAWETGWRSLGTFGRTFRDVTGESPGELRAREKAEAAGVRSVPACYLSAGTRPDLTIAVLEKRRRAAKGTKRPRTKEAP from the coding sequence GTGAGAGGCCCGGCGGCAGGCAAGGCGGGTGCGCCCCCGACGCCCCGGGACCCCGACCTCCTGCGCCGCCTGTTGCGCGCGAAGGACCGGATGGACGGCGCATCGCATGAGGCGTGGCCGATCCGGCGGCTCGCCCGAGTGAGTGGGGTCTCCGAAGCCCACTTCGCGCGGTCGTTCAAGGAGGCCTTCGGCCTTCCGCCGCACCGCTACCTGCTCACGCGGCGGATCGAGCGGGCCAAGGCGCTCTTGCGCGACACCGACCTGTCGATCACGGAGATCGCGTGGGAGACCGGTTGGCGGAGCCTGGGGACGTTCGGTCGCACCTTCCGCGACGTCACCGGAGAGAGCCCGGGCGAACTCCGGGCGCGCGAGAAGGCCGAGGCGGCCGGGGTGCGGAGCGTCCCCGCCTGCTACCTGAGCGCCGGCACGCGGCCGGACCTCACGATCGCAGTTTTGGAGAAGCGGCGCCGCGCGGCGAAGGGTACAAAACGGCCTCGAACCAAGGAGGCCCCATGA
- a CDS encoding VOC family protein: MTTLARNTVCLWYDGDAEEAARFYAATFPDSSVQSIYRAPGDFPSGKAGDVLTVQFTVLGIPCLGLNGGPEFKHSEAFSFQVATETQEETDRYWNAIVGNGGEESVCGWCKDRWGLSWQITPRVLSEAIADPNPAAAKRAFDAMMTMRKIDIATIEAARRG; encoded by the coding sequence ATGACGACCCTGGCGAGGAACACGGTCTGCCTCTGGTACGACGGAGACGCCGAAGAAGCGGCGCGCTTCTATGCCGCGACTTTTCCCGACTCCTCCGTCCAATCGATCTACCGCGCGCCGGGGGACTTCCCGTCCGGCAAGGCGGGGGACGTGCTGACGGTCCAGTTCACCGTGCTCGGCATCCCGTGCCTTGGCCTCAACGGCGGGCCCGAGTTCAAGCACAGCGAGGCGTTCTCGTTCCAGGTCGCGACCGAGACCCAGGAGGAGACCGATCGCTACTGGAACGCGATCGTCGGCAACGGCGGTGAGGAAAGCGTCTGCGGCTGGTGCAAGGACAGGTGGGGCTTGTCGTGGCAGATCACGCCGCGGGTCCTGTCCGAGGCGATCGCCGATCCCAATCCGGCGGCCGCCAAGCGCGCGTTCGACGCGATGATGACGATGCGGAAGATCGACATCGCCACCATCGAGGCGGCACGTCGGGGGTGA
- a CDS encoding Fic family protein, with product MPKRKTGRYERVKVGGEEVAAFVPAPLPPSNPPLVLDAARAERVRVAEQALVRLDLAGEMVPSLDWFLYAFVRKEAVVSSQIEGTQATLIDLLEFEAQGEGEPNADVEEVCNYLEALKYARAELAASKGLPLSMRLLNETHRRLLSGARGSDKLPGEVRRSQNWIGGTRPGNAAFVPPPPHALGKVLADFEKYIHRKDALPPLVRAGLLHVQFETIHPYLDGNGRIGRLLITLELERARLLSKPLLYLSLHFKRNRDDYDRRLDAVRTEGDWEGWLDFFLDGVTTVADEAVGDARELFALVTADRARVLAQEGSSVAALRLFELLPRRPVVTVASVMKAIETTKPTAGRAIEALVGAGVLVETTGRKRDRSYAYRRYLDRLRVGTELG from the coding sequence ATGCCCAAGAGGAAGACCGGCCGTTACGAGCGGGTCAAGGTCGGCGGCGAGGAGGTCGCGGCGTTCGTCCCGGCCCCGCTGCCTCCCTCGAACCCGCCGCTGGTCCTCGACGCCGCCCGCGCCGAGCGCGTCCGGGTCGCCGAGCAGGCGCTCGTCCGGCTCGACCTCGCCGGGGAGATGGTCCCCTCCCTGGACTGGTTCCTCTACGCCTTCGTGCGGAAGGAGGCGGTCGTCTCGTCGCAGATCGAGGGGACACAGGCGACGCTCATCGACCTCCTCGAGTTCGAGGCCCAAGGCGAGGGCGAGCCGAACGCGGACGTGGAGGAGGTCTGCAATTACCTCGAGGCGCTGAAGTACGCGCGAGCCGAGCTTGCCGCTTCGAAGGGGCTGCCGCTCTCGATGCGCCTGCTCAACGAGACGCATCGACGCCTCCTGAGCGGCGCTCGCGGCTCCGACAAGCTCCCCGGCGAGGTCCGCCGCAGCCAGAATTGGATCGGCGGCACCCGCCCCGGGAACGCCGCGTTCGTGCCTCCCCCGCCCCACGCGCTCGGGAAGGTGCTCGCGGACTTCGAGAAGTACATCCACAGGAAGGACGCACTGCCGCCCCTCGTGCGGGCGGGCCTCCTCCACGTCCAGTTCGAGACGATTCACCCCTATCTCGACGGCAACGGACGCATCGGCCGTCTGCTCATCACCCTCGAACTGGAGCGCGCCCGGCTCCTGTCGAAGCCCCTCCTTTACTTGAGCCTCCACTTCAAGCGCAACCGCGACGACTACGATCGCCGTCTCGATGCCGTGCGCACGGAGGGGGACTGGGAGGGCTGGCTCGATTTCTTCCTCGACGGCGTGACGACCGTGGCCGACGAGGCGGTCGGCGACGCGCGGGAGTTGTTCGCCCTCGTGACCGCCGATCGAGCGCGCGTCCTGGCGCAGGAGGGTTCGTCCGTCGCGGCGCTGCGGCTGTTCGAACTGCTCCCGCGGCGGCCGGTCGTCACCGTCGCGTCGGTCATGAAGGCGATCGAGACGACGAAGCCCACGGCGGGGCGCGCGATCGAGGCGCTCGTCGGTGCAGGCGTGCTCGTCGAGACGACGGGGCGGAAGCGGGATCGGTCATACGCCTACCGGCGGTACCTGGATCGGTTGAGGGTCGGGACGGAGCTGGGTTAG
- the lhgO gene encoding L-2-hydroxyglutarate oxidase — protein sequence MITPACDVAVVGGGVVGLATALRLLQHARVDLAVLEAEDRVAAHQTGHNSGVIHSGIYYKPGSLKAKLCVEGREALYAFCTERGVRHERCGKVIVATTPDELPRLDAIERRGTENGLDGLRRLDPQALKEIEPYATGLAGLHVPQTGIVDYREVSEALAAAIRERGGAVETGAEVESVRREAGRFVLETPAGEVRCRFLVNCAGLRSDRVARLAGVDPGLRIVPFRGEYWSLAPERAHLVKHLIYPVPDPRYPFLGVHFTRRITGEIEAGPNAVLAFKREGYTRFSVSARDLWDTFSYPGAWRLFARHWRTGVDEWTRSLSKAALVRALQTLVPEVRAADVVAAGSGVRAQAVGRDGTMVDDFHLVEAENQVHVLNAPSPAATACLAIGRVIAETAAKRFGIA from the coding sequence ATGATCACGCCGGCTTGCGACGTCGCCGTCGTGGGTGGTGGAGTCGTCGGGCTCGCCACCGCCCTGCGCCTGCTGCAACACGCCCGCGTCGATTTGGCGGTGCTGGAAGCCGAGGATCGGGTCGCCGCCCATCAGACCGGGCACAACAGCGGGGTGATCCACTCGGGGATCTACTACAAGCCCGGCTCGCTCAAGGCGAAGCTGTGCGTCGAGGGTCGCGAGGCCCTCTACGCCTTCTGCACCGAGCGCGGCGTCCGACACGAAAGATGCGGCAAGGTCATCGTCGCGACCACCCCCGACGAGCTTCCGCGACTGGACGCGATCGAGCGGCGGGGGACGGAGAACGGCCTCGACGGGCTCCGCCGCCTCGACCCCCAGGCCCTGAAGGAGATCGAGCCTTACGCGACCGGCCTCGCGGGGCTCCACGTGCCGCAGACCGGGATCGTCGACTACCGGGAGGTCTCCGAGGCCCTGGCCGCCGCCATCCGGGAGCGCGGCGGTGCCGTCGAGACCGGGGCGGAGGTCGAATCGGTCCGCCGGGAAGCGGGGCGTTTCGTCCTCGAGACCCCGGCCGGCGAGGTCCGCTGCCGCTTCCTGGTCAACTGCGCGGGGCTGCGCTCCGACCGCGTGGCGAGGCTCGCCGGGGTGGACCCGGGCCTGCGGATCGTCCCGTTCCGCGGGGAGTACTGGTCGCTCGCCCCCGAGCGGGCGCACCTCGTGAAGCACCTCATCTATCCCGTTCCCGATCCCCGATACCCCTTCCTGGGGGTGCATTTCACCCGCCGCATCACCGGGGAGATCGAGGCGGGCCCGAACGCCGTCCTCGCCTTCAAGCGCGAGGGGTACACCCGGTTCAGCGTGTCGGCCCGCGACCTGTGGGACACGTTCAGCTACCCCGGCGCGTGGCGCCTGTTCGCAAGGCACTGGCGCACGGGCGTGGACGAATGGACGCGCTCGCTGTCGAAGGCGGCGCTGGTCCGAGCGCTCCAGACGCTGGTTCCCGAGGTCCGGGCGGCCGACGTCGTCGCCGCGGGCTCGGGAGTGCGCGCCCAGGCGGTCGGTCGCGACGGCACGATGGTGGACGACTTCCACCTGGTCGAGGCCGAGAACCAGGTCCACGTCCTCAACGCCCCGTCGCCGGCGGCGACCGCGTGCCTTGCGATCGGGCGGGTCATCGCGGAGACGGCGGCGAAGAGGTTCGGGATCGCGTGA
- a CDS encoding DUF444 family protein, giving the protein MARIETDLSRFRQIVRGRVRDELRKHLGRQEMIGRQGRQVVSIPVPHLELPHFAHDHGGKGVGQGEGDEGGSGSKAGDKPGAHILEAEFSVEELARLLGEALELPRIQPKGIDETDSPAGRYTGVHTVGPDSLRHFKRSYRQALRRMVASGVYDPERPRVVIDRADRRFRVREPRPQPKANAAIVYVMDVSGSMGDEQKEIVRTESFWIDAWIRLHYHGVRNVYIVHDAAAKEVDRDTFFRIRESGGTVISTAYDLAIRILDERFPVADWNLYLFHFSDGENYSRQDNEKCLTMLSDRLLPAVNLFGYGQVEALGARGDFHEFLERRFGSEPKVALSRIPDRDKIVDSIRTFLGKGR; this is encoded by the coding sequence GTGGCCCGCATCGAGACCGATCTCTCCCGCTTCCGGCAGATCGTCCGCGGCCGGGTCCGCGACGAGCTGCGCAAGCACCTCGGCCGCCAGGAGATGATCGGCCGCCAGGGGCGTCAGGTCGTCTCGATCCCGGTCCCGCATCTCGAGCTCCCCCACTTCGCGCACGACCACGGCGGGAAGGGGGTCGGCCAGGGGGAGGGCGACGAGGGCGGCTCCGGCTCGAAGGCGGGCGACAAGCCGGGGGCGCACATCCTCGAGGCGGAGTTCTCCGTCGAGGAGCTCGCGCGGCTCCTCGGCGAAGCGCTCGAGCTGCCGCGGATCCAGCCCAAGGGGATCGACGAGACCGATTCCCCCGCCGGGCGTTACACCGGCGTCCACACGGTCGGGCCCGACTCCCTCCGGCACTTCAAACGCTCCTACCGGCAGGCGTTGCGGCGCATGGTGGCGTCGGGGGTCTACGACCCCGAGCGGCCGCGCGTGGTGATCGACCGCGCCGACCGTCGCTTCCGCGTGCGCGAGCCCAGGCCGCAGCCCAAGGCGAACGCCGCGATCGTGTACGTGATGGACGTGTCGGGGTCGATGGGGGACGAGCAGAAGGAGATCGTCCGCACCGAGAGCTTCTGGATCGACGCGTGGATCCGCCTCCACTACCACGGCGTCCGCAACGTCTACATCGTGCACGACGCCGCGGCGAAGGAAGTGGACCGCGACACCTTCTTCCGGATCCGCGAATCCGGAGGCACCGTGATCTCGACCGCCTACGACCTCGCGATCCGCATCCTCGACGAGCGGTTCCCCGTCGCCGACTGGAACCTCTACCTCTTCCACTTCTCCGACGGCGAGAACTACTCCCGCCAGGACAACGAGAAGTGCCTCACGATGCTCTCCGACCGCCTGCTCCCGGCCGTGAACCTGTTCGGCTACGGCCAGGTCGAGGCCCTCGGAGCGCGCGGGGACTTCCACGAGTTCCTGGAGCGGCGCTTCGGGTCCGAGCCCAAGGTCGCCCTCTCGCGCATCCCCGACCGGGACAAGATCGTCGATTCGATCCGGACCTTCCTCGGGAAGGGGCGCTGA
- a CDS encoding SpoVR family protein, with amino-acid sequence MSRSLPLELAREQERIERMADGFGLTFFTTVFEIVDYQQMNALAAYQGFPTRYPHWRWGMEYQQLSKSYEYGLHKIYEMVINNDPTYAYLLEGNPLVDQKLVMAHVYGHADFFRNNVYFAHTNRKMVDAMANHATRVRRIHDAVGVEKAERFLDACLSIEDLIDPGAVFRPARKAEPESARSAEPDGRMPAKTYLDRYVNPPEYLEERRRRREQAREDARRFPPSPERDALGFLLQHAPLEDWERDLLEIVRDESYYFLPQRQTKVMNEGWASYWHSRMMTRGLLDDSEVIDYADHHSGTVATQPGRLNPYKLGLELFRDIERRWDKGQFGPEWESCDSMAERAGWDTGAGQGREKIFEVRRLHADATFLDSFLTRDFCEREGLFVSKTDARSGKTEVDSREFDEVKQALLLHFTNGGRPMIDVVDANYANRGELLLRHRHLGVDLKMDWAKEVLENLVRVWKRPVRLETRLGPKALRLAHDGTAPSEEEPGGGKPAPARS; translated from the coding sequence GTGAGTCGGTCCCTCCCCCTGGAGCTCGCGCGCGAGCAGGAGCGCATCGAGCGGATGGCCGACGGATTCGGCCTGACCTTCTTCACGACCGTCTTCGAGATCGTGGACTACCAGCAGATGAACGCGCTGGCGGCCTACCAGGGGTTCCCCACGCGTTACCCGCACTGGCGCTGGGGGATGGAGTACCAGCAGCTCTCGAAGAGCTACGAGTACGGCCTGCACAAGATCTACGAGATGGTCATCAACAACGACCCCACCTACGCGTACCTGCTCGAGGGAAACCCGCTCGTCGACCAGAAGCTCGTGATGGCCCACGTCTACGGCCACGCCGACTTCTTCAGGAACAACGTCTACTTCGCCCACACCAACCGGAAGATGGTCGACGCGATGGCCAACCACGCCACGCGCGTGCGACGGATCCACGACGCGGTGGGCGTCGAGAAGGCGGAGCGGTTCCTGGACGCGTGCCTGTCGATCGAGGACCTCATCGACCCGGGCGCCGTGTTCCGGCCCGCGCGCAAGGCGGAGCCCGAGTCCGCGCGCTCCGCCGAGCCGGACGGCCGGATGCCCGCGAAGACCTACCTCGACCGCTACGTCAACCCTCCCGAGTACCTCGAGGAGCGGCGGCGGCGGCGGGAACAGGCGCGCGAGGACGCCCGGCGCTTCCCGCCGTCGCCCGAGCGCGACGCGCTGGGCTTCCTGCTGCAGCACGCTCCGCTCGAGGACTGGGAGCGCGACCTCCTCGAGATCGTGCGCGACGAGAGCTACTACTTCCTCCCGCAGCGGCAGACCAAGGTGATGAACGAGGGCTGGGCCTCGTACTGGCACAGCCGGATGATGACGCGCGGCCTGCTCGACGACTCCGAGGTGATCGACTACGCCGACCACCACTCGGGAACGGTCGCCACGCAGCCCGGTCGCCTCAACCCCTACAAGCTCGGGCTCGAGCTGTTCCGCGACATCGAGCGGCGCTGGGACAAGGGGCAGTTCGGCCCCGAATGGGAGTCCTGCGACTCCATGGCCGAGCGCGCCGGGTGGGACACCGGCGCGGGCCAGGGACGCGAGAAGATCTTCGAGGTCCGGCGCCTGCACGCCGACGCCACCTTCCTCGATTCCTTCCTGACCCGGGATTTCTGCGAGCGCGAGGGGCTGTTCGTCTCGAAGACCGACGCCCGCTCCGGGAAGACCGAGGTGGACAGCCGCGAGTTCGACGAGGTCAAGCAGGCGCTGCTCCTCCACTTCACCAACGGCGGGCGGCCGATGATCGACGTCGTGGACGCGAACTACGCCAATCGCGGCGAGCTGCTCCTACGCCACCGCCACCTCGGCGTGGATCTGAAGATGGACTGGGCCAAGGAGGTCCTCGAGAACCTCGTCCGCGTGTGGAAGCGCCCGGTGCGCCTCGAGACCCGCCTCGGACCCAAGGCGCTTCGCCTGGCCCACGACGGCACGGCCCCCTCCGAGGAGGAGCCCGGCGGCGGGAAGCCGGCGCCCGCGCGTTCCTGA